One genomic region from Quercus robur chromosome 4, dhQueRobu3.1, whole genome shotgun sequence encodes:
- the LOC126722152 gene encoding cyclic nucleotide-gated ion channel 1-like — protein MDSKRLKFSRFKDQSSEPSWSSGRNYDFEQGLCLRNFRTTVGRVLESLGEGFERGSERIKSFKKLKSIPYVGDQPKKEAGPPPKTIIDPQGQFLQTWNKVFVLLCVISVALDPLFFYIPMISEDKNGEYKCLGADKRLAIIACVLRSLFDAFYVIHIIFQFRTGFIAPSSQVFGRGETITDPVAIAKRYLSTYFLIDILSILPLPQVVSLVFIAKSKSRIVKRRLKFVIFSQYVPRITRLYPLYMEVKRTSGILTQTAWAGAAYNLFLYMLASHVVGAFWYLFAIERVGACWHTYCNNTAACEDYLYCDDSENLPDFNFTSLYQNCSYKKPEDIENLTDFNFGMFTDALKSGMVLKATRFRVKLSYCFWWGFRNLSSAGQNLQTSTFIGEIVFAVGISTFGLVLFSLLIGNMQRYLQSTTMRVEEMRVKRTDAEQWMSHRMLPEELRARVRRYQQYKWQLTRGVEEENLLQSLPKELKRDITRHLCLNLLKSVPMFEKMDSQLFDALCDRLKPVLHTEKSCIILEGDPVDEMLFIMRGTLTTMTGKTGNAGDLKAGDFCGEELFAWALNPRSSTSLPISTRTLIAQTEVEAFALRAADLKTVASQFRRLHSRQFQHIFRFYSLQWKTWASRRIQAVWRRYYERKLYKSLHEAEDRLQDAVIDEAGTSKFEHNDECKAPKRLLLLPQKPDEPNYNGDD, from the exons ATGGATTCCAAGCGACTTAAATTTTCCAG GTTTAAGGATCAGAGTTCAGAACCATCTTGGAGTTCTGGGCGGAATTATGACTTTGAACAAGGACTATGTCTAAGAAACTTTAGAACAACAGTTGGCAGAGTTTTGGAGAGTCTTGGGGAAGGATTTGAGAGGGGTTCCGAGAGGATTAAAAGCttcaaaaaactgaaaagcatTCCTTATGTAGGTGATCAGCCAAAAAAAGAGGCAGGTCCTCCTCCTAAGACAATTATTGATCCTCAGGGTCAATTTCTTCAAACTTGGAACAAAGTATTTGTGCTCTTATGTGTGATATCTGTGGCCTTGGACCCTTTGTTCTTTTACATCCCAATGATCAGTGAGGACAAGAACGGCGAATACAAATGCCTTGGTGCAGACAAAAGACTAGCTATAATTGCTTGTGTTCTTCGATCACTCTTTGATGCCTTTTATGTAATTCATATAATCTTTCAGTTCCGTACTGGATTTATTGCCCCTTCTTCTCAAGTCTTTGGAAGGGGTGAGACGATTACTGATCCGGTGGCTATAGCAAAAAGATACTTATCCACATACTTCCTCATTGACATTCTGTCAATTCTTCCATTGCCACAG GTGGTATCTCTTGTTTTCATTGCCAAAAGCAAAAGCCGAATTGTGAAGCGAAGGTTGAAGTTCGTAATATTCTCACAATATGTGCCTAGAATTACTCGGCTCTATCCACTATACATGGAAGTAAAAAGAACCTCAGGGATACTGACTCAGACAGCATGGGCTGGAGCTGCTTATAATCTTTTTCTCTATATGCTAGCCAGTCAC GTTGTTGGAGCTTTTTGGTACTTGTTTGCCATTGAACGAGTGGGTGCATGCTGGCATACGTACTGTAATAATACTGCCGCTTGTGAAGATTATCTTTACTGTGATGATAGTGAAAATCTACCGGACTTCAACTTTACAAGTCTATATCAGAATTGCAGTTATAAAAAACCTGAGGATATTGAAAATCTAACGGACTTCAACTTTGGAATGTTTACTGATGCTCTCAAGTCCGGAATGGTACTAAAGGCAACAAGATTTAGAGTGAAATTGTCTTACTGCTTTTGGTGGGGTTTTCGTAATCTTAG CTCTGCTGGCCAAAACCTTCAAACAAGCACGTTTATTGGGGAGATAGTATTTGCCGTTGGAATATCCACCTTTGGGTTGGTTTTATTTTCGTTACTTATTGGCAATATGCAG AGATATCTGCAGTCCACAACAATGAGAGTAGAAGAAATGAGAGTGAAAAGGACTGATGCAGAACAGTGGATGTCCCACCGCATGCTCCCTGAGGAATTAAGGGCACGAGTTAGACGATACCAACAGTATAAATGGCAACTAACTAGAGGTGTCGAAGAAGAGAATTTACTTCAAAGCCTTCCTAAGGAACTCAAAAGGGACATAACACGCCATCTTTGCTTAAATCTTCTCAAGAGT gtGCCGATGTTTGAAAAAATGGATAGTCAACTGTTTGATGCACTTTGTGATCGTCTCAAACCAGTGCTTCACACAGAGAAGAGCTGCATTATTCTTGAGGGGGATCCAGTGGATGAGATGCTCTTTATCATGCGAGGAACCCTGACCACTATGACTGGAAAAACAGGTAATGCTGGTGATCTGAAGGCCGGTGACTTCTGTGGAGAAGAGCTTTTTGCGTGGGCTTTGAATCCCCGCTCCTCTACCAGTCTTCCCATTTCAACAAGAACACTAATAGCTCAAACAGAGGTTGAAGCCTTTGCTCTAAGGGCTGCTGATTTGAAGACTGTGGCCTCTCAGTTTCGGCGTCTTCATAGCAGGCAGTTCCAGCATATTTTCAG GTTCTACTCCTTACAATGGAAGACATGGGCATCCCGTCGCATCCAAGCAGTTTGGCGCAGGTACTATGAGAGAAAGCTTTATAAGTCTTTGCATGAAGCAGAAGACAGATTGCAAGATGCTGTGATAGACGAAGCAGGGACCTCAAAGTTTGAACACAATGATGAATGCAAAGCACCAAAAAGGTTGCTACTACTGCCACAGAAGCCTGATGAACCTAATTACAATGGTGACGATTAA